In Massilia forsythiae, one DNA window encodes the following:
- a CDS encoding putative bifunctional diguanylate cyclase/phosphodiesterase, producing MVNVNDIASWRERIFASLLSVVLVVGAISTLAIIPFLVKQGLWPVALADSIALVWIFVIWRLKQLSYNTRVLNFLGVVYVLSIALLLSIGPASFSYLLGPPLIASILLSLRPAMLSLALGAVSLVALGATGHISLSVPGWEHDPLKASMVAAINYTTVGAMLSLTCSTLLQGLAKSLGELELTSAAVSRLNDMVLIAKAADSEGAAQPVTFANDAFLRRTGYAREAIVGHDLTVLQGPGTDQAAIARIHQAMASGQPCNTELMIYTRGGDAFWVEIEMVPFARSGERHSHWVIVGRDITERRTAADAIHRLAFYDVLTGLPNRRLLMERLGAVVEQARAGSDLGAVLYLDLDKFKDVNDARGHATGDALLQHAARRLGQAVRVSDTVARIGGDEFVVLLEGLGTDAAAAAGAAMAMADLVRSTLAAPLDLEGQAYQIASSIGVALSLTPGASAHDLLREADTAMYHAKAAGRNGVVLFERAMLADAQDKLTLERDLALALDNGELAMHLQLQVDHRGAPAGAELLMRWRRADGSMVRPDIFIPVAESSGMIVSLGHWALRQACEAWLALAAAGHAMPLSINVSPLQFRQPDFVQQVRAVLAETGAPPHQLIFEVTEGLLIEDIGQTIVRMRELAGLGIRFSVDDFGTGYSNLAYLRQMPLYELKIDKSFMHGTPHDVNGTAIVQSILSMAGHLGLRVVAEGIETQAQASYLAEHGQPHMQGFLYHRPMPLGQVLERLGIAPSTPAGAAALPAQAQYETSGV from the coding sequence ATGGTCAATGTCAACGATATCGCCAGCTGGCGCGAACGCATTTTTGCGTCCCTGCTGTCCGTCGTACTGGTGGTCGGCGCCATCTCGACCCTCGCCATCATCCCGTTCCTCGTCAAGCAGGGCCTGTGGCCGGTGGCGCTGGCCGACTCGATCGCGCTGGTGTGGATCTTCGTCATCTGGCGCCTCAAGCAGCTGTCGTACAACACCCGCGTCCTGAATTTCCTCGGGGTCGTGTACGTGCTGTCGATCGCCTTGCTGCTGTCGATCGGCCCGGCCAGCTTCAGCTACCTGCTGGGGCCGCCCCTCATCGCATCCATCCTGCTCAGCCTGCGCCCGGCCATGCTGTCGCTGGCGCTGGGCGCGGTGTCCCTGGTCGCCCTCGGCGCCACCGGCCACATCAGCCTGAGCGTGCCGGGCTGGGAGCACGATCCCCTCAAGGCCTCGATGGTCGCCGCCATCAACTACACCACCGTGGGCGCCATGCTGAGCCTGACCTGCAGCACGCTGCTGCAGGGCCTGGCGAAGTCCCTGGGCGAACTGGAGCTGACCTCGGCGGCGGTATCGCGCCTGAACGACATGGTGCTGATCGCCAAGGCCGCCGATAGCGAAGGGGCCGCGCAACCGGTCACCTTCGCCAACGACGCTTTTTTGCGCCGCACCGGCTACGCGCGCGAGGCGATCGTCGGACACGACCTGACCGTGCTGCAGGGGCCGGGCACCGACCAGGCCGCGATCGCGCGCATCCACCAGGCGATGGCGTCGGGCCAGCCCTGCAACACCGAACTGATGATCTATACGCGTGGCGGCGACGCGTTCTGGGTCGAGATCGAGATGGTCCCGTTCGCCCGTTCCGGCGAGCGCCACAGCCACTGGGTGATCGTCGGACGCGACATCACCGAACGCCGCACCGCGGCCGACGCCATCCACCGCCTGGCCTTCTACGACGTGCTGACCGGCCTGCCCAACCGGCGCCTGCTGATGGAGCGGCTGGGCGCGGTGGTGGAGCAGGCGCGCGCGGGCAGCGACCTGGGCGCCGTGCTGTACCTGGACCTCGACAAGTTCAAGGACGTCAACGATGCGCGCGGCCACGCCACCGGCGACGCGCTGCTGCAGCACGCCGCGCGCCGCCTGGGCCAGGCGGTGCGCGTGAGCGACACCGTGGCACGCATCGGCGGCGACGAATTCGTGGTCCTGCTGGAGGGACTCGGCACGGATGCGGCTGCCGCCGCCGGCGCCGCCATGGCGATGGCCGACCTGGTGCGCAGCACGCTGGCCGCGCCGCTCGATCTGGAAGGCCAGGCCTACCAGATCGCTTCCAGCATCGGCGTGGCGCTGTCGCTCACGCCCGGCGCCAGCGCCCACGACCTGCTGCGCGAGGCCGACACCGCGATGTACCATGCCAAGGCCGCCGGCCGCAACGGCGTGGTGCTGTTCGAGCGCGCCATGCTGGCCGACGCCCAGGACAAGCTGACGCTGGAGCGCGACCTGGCGCTGGCGCTGGACAACGGCGAACTGGCGATGCACCTGCAGCTGCAGGTCGACCACCGCGGCGCGCCGGCCGGCGCCGAACTGCTGATGCGCTGGCGCCGCGCCGACGGCAGCATGGTGCGGCCGGACATCTTCATCCCGGTGGCGGAATCGAGCGGCATGATCGTCTCGCTGGGGCATTGGGCGCTGCGCCAGGCCTGCGAGGCCTGGCTGGCGCTGGCCGCGGCAGGGCACGCGATGCCGCTGTCGATCAACGTCAGCCCGCTGCAGTTCCGCCAGCCGGACTTCGTGCAGCAAGTGCGCGCCGTGCTGGCCGAGACCGGCGCGCCGCCGCACCAGCTCATCTTCGAGGTCACCGAGGGCCTGCTGATCGAGGACATCGGCCAGACCATCGTGCGCATGCGCGAGCTGGCCGGACTCGGCATCCGCTTCTCGGTCGACGACTTCGGCACCGGCTATTCGAACCTGGCCTACCTGCGCCAGATGCCGCTGTACGAACTGAAGATCGACAAGAGCTTCATGCACGGCACCCCGCACGACGTCAACGGCACCGCGATCGTGCAGTCGATTCTGTCCATGGCCGGCCACCTCGGCCTGCGCGTGGTCGCGGAAGGCATCGAAACGCAAGCGCAGGCCAGCTACCTGGCCGAGCACGGGCAGCCGCACATGCAGGGCTTCCTGTACCACCGGCCGATGCCGCTGGGGCAGGTGCTCGAGCGGCTGGGCATCGCCCCATCCACGCCGGCCGGTGCAGCGGCTTTGCCGGCGCAGGCACAGTACGAAACATCCGGCGTGTGA
- the blaOXA gene encoding class D beta-lactamase, with amino-acid sequence MKRWLAGALLCACALAHGAEWKEDARLERLFGDQHVHATFIVHDLAADTYTVHDRRRAETRYIPASTFKIANSLIGLATGAVASVDEVLPYGGKPTRRPEWAHDMSLRDAIRVSNVPVYQGLARRIGLARMREGLRRLDYGNMDPGTVVDTFWLEGPLTISALEQTRFLDKLVQDRLPLPQPAMAAVRAILRQEGGAELYAKTGWGVRPDADADIGWWVGWVVKDGKAHTFALNLDIPDDATGAKRVLLGRAALQALGLLSP; translated from the coding sequence ATGAAACGATGGCTGGCAGGTGCCCTGCTGTGCGCCTGCGCGCTGGCGCACGGCGCCGAATGGAAGGAAGATGCGCGACTGGAACGCCTGTTCGGCGACCAGCACGTGCATGCCACCTTCATCGTGCACGACCTGGCCGCCGACACGTACACGGTGCACGACCGCCGCCGCGCCGAGACGCGCTACATCCCGGCATCGACCTTCAAGATTGCCAACAGCCTGATCGGCCTCGCCACGGGTGCGGTGGCCAGCGTCGACGAAGTGCTGCCCTACGGCGGCAAGCCGACCCGCCGCCCGGAATGGGCGCACGACATGTCGCTGCGCGACGCCATCCGCGTCTCCAACGTGCCGGTGTACCAGGGCCTGGCGCGGCGCATCGGCCTGGCGCGCATGCGCGAGGGGCTGCGCCGGCTCGACTACGGCAACATGGACCCGGGCACGGTGGTCGATACCTTCTGGCTGGAGGGACCGTTGACGATCAGCGCGCTGGAACAGACCCGCTTCCTGGACAAGCTGGTGCAGGACCGCCTGCCGCTGCCGCAACCGGCGATGGCGGCCGTGCGCGCCATCCTGCGCCAGGAAGGCGGCGCCGAGCTGTACGCCAAGACCGGCTGGGGCGTACGGCCCGATGCGGACGCCGACATCGGCTGGTGGGTCGGCTGGGTGGTCAAGGACGGCAAGGCCCATACCTTCGCCTTGAACCTGGACATTCCAGACGACGCCACCGGCGCCAAGCGCGTACTGCTGGGCCGGGCGGCCTTGCAGGCGCTCGGCCTGCTGTCGCCGTAA
- a CDS encoding M56 family metallopeptidase — translation MSGIDLFALRFGLAALASLGAGLGVWALATIGMRLLPTLALQRSAWLLGQLTVAAAFASVLLPHGDGLRMVPAIAIDELAGMPAGAPAAPAPASAPAAAALAAPATPPATPAWPVLAARAWCAAYLLGLAHAAWRLARGQRLLARLAGAGRRLAPGGSPACLHDGVAVIEVDAPVSPMLLGPFKPRLLLPLHLRAFEPLQQQLIVAHELTHLRRGDLHWSAACVLLQALFWFNPAMRVLGAGLVQAQELGCDRDVLRGRPPAQRKAYAMALLAQLRLQHPANAAGLAFGAGAAGMSGDMLGARMALIRDPARARHGRLRSAGARAAAVAALAVLLGAGLMLQPALDGDAGPAPGSAPARAGAHTGMNLSTGTSTGTAAAAPLHCIELVDAASARPLLRQGQCDTRITPASTFNIAVSLMGFDAGILRDEHTPRLPYAPGYADWNASWRASTDPTSWIGNSNVWYAQRVVEGIGAAAVQRYVDGFGYGNRDLSGDHAGADGKLPAWVGSTLQISATEQAAFLRKVVRRELPLQPRAYEMTARLLRLPGLVDGWTVHGKTGTASPRRADGSEDPGHAYGWFVGWASKDGRDVVFAELALVPTQEGSYAGPRVRDDFLRRLPARLRAL, via the coding sequence ATGAGCGGCATCGACCTGTTCGCGCTGCGCTTCGGGCTGGCCGCGCTGGCCAGCCTGGGCGCCGGACTCGGGGTATGGGCATTGGCGACCATCGGCATGCGCCTGCTGCCGACGCTGGCGCTGCAGCGCTCGGCCTGGCTGCTGGGCCAGCTGACCGTGGCCGCCGCCTTTGCATCCGTGCTGCTGCCGCACGGCGACGGCCTGCGCATGGTGCCGGCGATCGCCATCGACGAGCTGGCCGGCATGCCGGCGGGTGCGCCGGCCGCGCCGGCTCCGGCGTCCGCGCCGGCCGCGGCGGCGTTGGCGGCGCCGGCAACGCCGCCAGCCACGCCGGCCTGGCCGGTGCTCGCGGCGCGCGCCTGGTGCGCCGCCTACCTGCTCGGCCTGGCGCACGCGGCCTGGAGACTGGCGCGCGGACAGCGCCTGCTGGCACGCCTGGCCGGCGCCGGCCGCCGCCTGGCGCCGGGCGGGTCGCCGGCCTGCCTGCACGACGGCGTGGCGGTGATCGAAGTCGATGCGCCGGTCTCGCCCATGCTGCTCGGTCCGTTCAAGCCGCGCCTGCTGCTGCCCCTGCACCTGCGCGCCTTCGAACCGCTGCAGCAGCAACTGATCGTCGCCCACGAACTGACCCACCTGCGGCGCGGCGACCTGCACTGGAGCGCGGCGTGCGTGCTGCTGCAGGCGCTGTTCTGGTTCAATCCGGCGATGCGGGTGCTGGGCGCCGGGCTGGTGCAGGCGCAGGAACTCGGCTGCGACCGCGACGTGCTGCGCGGCCGCCCGCCGGCGCAGCGCAAGGCCTATGCCATGGCGCTGCTGGCGCAGCTCAGGCTGCAGCACCCGGCCAACGCCGCGGGGCTGGCGTTCGGCGCCGGCGCCGCCGGCATGAGTGGCGACATGCTGGGCGCGCGCATGGCATTGATCCGCGATCCGGCGCGCGCCCGGCACGGCCGCCTGCGCAGTGCGGGAGCGCGCGCCGCCGCCGTGGCCGCCCTCGCCGTGCTGCTGGGCGCCGGCCTGATGCTGCAGCCGGCACTGGACGGAGATGCCGGCCCTGCCCCAGGCAGCGCGCCGGCGCGTGCAGGCGCGCACACCGGCATGAATCTCAGCACCGGCACCAGCACCGGCACGGCCGCGGCGGCGCCGCTGCACTGCATCGAACTGGTCGATGCCGCCAGCGCACGCCCCCTGCTGCGCCAGGGCCAGTGCGACACCCGCATCACGCCCGCCTCCACCTTCAACATCGCGGTCAGCCTGATGGGCTTCGACGCCGGCATCCTGCGCGACGAGCACACCCCGCGGCTGCCGTACGCGCCCGGCTATGCCGACTGGAACGCCAGCTGGCGCGCCAGCACCGACCCCACCAGCTGGATCGGGAATTCGAACGTGTGGTATGCCCAGCGCGTGGTCGAAGGCATCGGCGCGGCCGCTGTCCAGCGCTACGTCGACGGCTTCGGCTACGGCAACCGCGACCTGTCCGGCGACCATGCCGGCGCGGACGGCAAGCTGCCGGCCTGGGTCGGCTCGACCCTGCAGATCTCGGCGACTGAGCAGGCGGCCTTTTTGCGCAAGGTGGTCAGGCGCGAACTGCCGCTCCAGCCGCGCGCCTACGAGATGACGGCGCGCCTGCTGCGCCTGCCGGGCCTGGTGGACGGCTGGACGGTGCACGGCAAGACCGGCACCGCCTCGCCGCGCCGGGCGGACGGCAGCGAAGACCCCGGCCACGCCTACGGCTGGTTCGTCGGTTGGGCCAGCAAGGACGGCCGCGATGTGGTGTTCGCCGAGCTGGCGCTGGTGCCGACGCAGGAAGGCAGCTACGCCGGCCCGCGCGTGCGCGACGATTTCCTGCGCCGCTTGCCTGCGCGCCTGCGCGCCTTGTGA
- the bla gene encoding subclass B3 metallo-beta-lactamase, with protein MTPSRDALAASLPLPFATLLRGAFLCAALLPAAPATVAAAGWDDPQQPFELFGDTYYVGTRGLSAVLVTSPAGHVLIDGAGPNGAAQIARHVRRLGFRVEDIRYILNSHAHIDHAGGIAALQRRSGATVVAGAAALPVLQSGQPDRNDPQAANLTPMQPVAGVRAIGDGETIALGPLRLTAHATPGHTRGGTSWTWQARAGARTVDMVYADSLNAIGDDAFRYGGNTRYPAARADIERSSALLAGLPCDILVSAHPEQSGLWTRLARRARSGQAAFIDRNACRAYADAARARLRDTLASEAAAAHRSITEGGSRR; from the coding sequence ATGACGCCATCCCGCGATGCGCTCGCCGCTTCCCTGCCGCTGCCGTTTGCCACCCTCTTGCGCGGCGCTTTCCTTTGCGCCGCCCTGCTGCCGGCCGCACCGGCCACGGTGGCGGCGGCCGGCTGGGACGACCCGCAGCAACCGTTCGAGCTGTTCGGCGACACCTATTACGTCGGCACCCGCGGCCTGAGCGCGGTGCTGGTCACCTCGCCCGCCGGCCACGTCCTGATCGACGGCGCCGGTCCCAACGGCGCAGCGCAGATCGCGCGCCACGTGCGCCGCCTCGGTTTCCGCGTCGAGGACATCCGCTACATTCTGAATTCGCACGCCCATATCGACCACGCCGGCGGCATCGCCGCACTGCAGCGCCGGTCCGGCGCCACCGTGGTCGCCGGCGCGGCGGCGCTGCCGGTGCTGCAAAGCGGGCAGCCGGACCGCAACGACCCGCAGGCGGCCAACCTGACGCCGATGCAGCCGGTCGCCGGGGTGCGCGCGATCGGCGACGGCGAGACGATCGCGCTCGGCCCGCTGCGCCTGACCGCGCACGCCACGCCCGGCCACACGCGCGGCGGCACCAGCTGGACCTGGCAGGCGCGCGCCGGCGCACGCACGGTGGACATGGTCTACGCCGACAGCTTGAACGCGATCGGCGACGACGCCTTCCGCTACGGCGGCAACACCCGCTATCCGGCGGCGCGCGCCGACATCGAGCGCTCCAGCGCGCTGCTCGCGGGCCTGCCCTGCGACATCCTGGTGTCCGCCCACCCCGAGCAGAGCGGCCTGTGGACGCGGCTGGCGCGCCGCGCCCGCTCCGGCCAGGCCGCCTTCATCGACCGCAACGCCTGCCGCGCCTACGCCGACGCAGCGCGCGCCCGGCTGCGCGACACGCTGGCGTCCGAGGCGGCCGCGGCGCACCGATCGATCACTGAAGGAGGAAGCCGGCGATGA
- a CDS encoding cation diffusion facilitator family transporter, with amino-acid sequence MTDSNTKQPLQEAPSAPAAEDGKDAKGGGSKKVIYAAIVANLGIAVSKFVVAGITGSAAMAAEGIHSAVDTGNELLLLVGERRSTRPADARHPFGYGKSLYFWALLVALSVFALGGGLSIYHGVDALRHPEPLRDPLWNYVVLGVSALFEGYSWNVSRKELNKRRKPGASLWQTVRASKDASVFTVFIEDSTALIGLAIAALGILLGQVFDNPYCDPAASVLVGLLLVGAAFTLARETGGLLVGESIGADATRRVRRIFEDDAAILEVGALQSMQLGPDEALVTVAVKFRREMRIGEVEAAIARLEAAVAAAYPHIRHVYFESSALRSSMR; translated from the coding sequence ATGACCGACTCCAATACAAAACAGCCCCTGCAGGAGGCCCCGTCCGCGCCCGCCGCGGAAGACGGCAAGGACGCCAAGGGAGGCGGCTCCAAGAAAGTGATCTACGCCGCCATCGTGGCCAACCTCGGCATCGCCGTGTCGAAATTCGTGGTCGCCGGCATCACCGGCAGCGCCGCCATGGCGGCCGAGGGCATCCACTCGGCGGTCGACACCGGCAACGAACTGCTGCTGCTGGTCGGCGAGCGCCGCAGCACGCGTCCGGCCGATGCACGCCATCCTTTCGGCTACGGCAAGAGCCTGTATTTCTGGGCGCTGCTGGTGGCGCTGAGCGTGTTCGCGCTGGGCGGCGGCCTGTCGATCTACCACGGCGTCGACGCCCTGCGCCACCCGGAACCGCTGCGCGATCCGCTGTGGAACTACGTCGTGTTGGGCGTCTCGGCGCTGTTCGAAGGCTACAGTTGGAACGTCTCGCGCAAGGAACTGAACAAGCGCAGGAAACCCGGCGCCTCGCTGTGGCAGACGGTACGCGCCAGCAAGGACGCATCGGTGTTCACCGTCTTCATCGAGGATTCCACCGCGCTGATCGGCCTGGCGATCGCCGCGCTCGGCATCCTGCTCGGGCAAGTGTTCGACAACCCGTATTGCGACCCGGCCGCCTCGGTGCTGGTGGGCCTGCTGCTGGTGGGCGCCGCCTTCACGCTGGCGCGCGAGACCGGCGGCCTGCTGGTGGGCGAAAGCATCGGCGCCGACGCGACCAGACGCGTGCGCCGGATCTTCGAGGATGACGCGGCGATCCTGGAAGTCGGCGCGCTGCAGTCGATGCAGCTCGGGCCGGACGAGGCGCTGGTGACGGTGGCCGTCAAGTTCCGGCGCGAGATGCGCATCGGCGAGGTGGAAGCGGCGATCGCGCGCCTGGAAGCGGCGGTGGCGGCGGCCTACCCGCACATCAGGCACGTGTATTTCGAGTCGAGCGCGCTGCGCTCGTCCATGCGCTGA
- a CDS encoding BlaI/MecI/CopY family transcriptional regulator, producing MAVPSISELSLLKALWRRQPLSAREIHEQVADELGWSFSSTRKTLERMLEKGMVAQQQRHGVQVYEAVPDKVDTLAAFAHDFGKRVMEIDTPLPVTMFTGSKLVDRQELARLEQLLQDWPDDEAPGSKDGGA from the coding sequence ATGGCTGTCCCTTCGATCTCCGAACTGAGCCTGTTGAAAGCCTTGTGGCGTCGCCAGCCGCTGAGCGCGCGCGAAATCCACGAGCAGGTCGCCGACGAACTCGGCTGGTCGTTTTCCTCGACCCGCAAGACCCTCGAGCGCATGCTGGAAAAAGGCATGGTGGCGCAGCAGCAGCGCCATGGCGTGCAGGTGTACGAGGCGGTGCCGGACAAGGTCGACACGCTGGCCGCCTTCGCCCACGACTTCGGCAAGCGCGTGATGGAGATCGACACGCCGCTGCCGGTGACCATGTTCACCGGCAGCAAGCTGGTCGACCGCCAGGAACTGGCGCGCCTGGAACAGTTGCTGCAGGATTGGCCGGATGACGAAGCGCCAGGCAGCAAGGACGGCGGCGCATGA
- a CDS encoding DUF6582 domain-containing protein, with the protein MSKLDQEDRDDMSAKQFAFPKQRKEPLEDASHVRNAIARFNQVQGVTDHERDEAWKHIRAAAKKFDVEVNETDWREIGKGKK; encoded by the coding sequence ATGAGCAAGCTGGACCAGGAAGACCGCGACGACATGTCCGCCAAGCAGTTCGCTTTTCCCAAGCAGCGCAAGGAACCGCTGGAAGACGCCAGCCACGTGCGCAATGCCATCGCCCGCTTCAACCAGGTGCAGGGCGTGACGGACCACGAGCGCGACGAGGCCTGGAAGCACATCCGCGCCGCGGCGAAGAAATTCGACGTGGAAGTCAACGAAACCGATTGGCGCGAGATCGGCAAGGGCAAGAAGTAA
- a CDS encoding TolC family protein — protein MSAHRHKRAPQRRHRTAPATLCAAALASALLAGCAGVTPDHGFAGVADSTRERIGATPRLAQDAAAAQELQEIVRAELAAPLTMDGAVRVALINNPGLQATYWNVGIAQAELAQASRLPNPALGFQRVSGQGEVEIERGLNVNLAAVLTAPLAARLEARRFDAVRREVGAAIERHALETRRAWIEAVAAQQSLDYARRVHAAAEASAELAARMRGAGNIAGLDLAREQAFQADAAAALARSGRQVTAAREKLTRLLGLWGQDTQYTLPERLPDLPDAPAELRDVERLALARRLDVQAAKADAEATAASLGLSRTTRFVNVLELGYAGKSERSAPSMRGYALSLELPLFDWGGARVARAEATYMQALQRVADTAVTARSEARESYLDYRSAYDLAAHYRDSVIPLRKRISHEVLLRYNGMLASTQALLADSREQAGAVNAYIDALRDFWSAQAALQAALGDRIDMPGAQPMPPAANRHEDHQ, from the coding sequence ATGAGCGCGCACCGCCACAAGCGCGCGCCGCAGCGCCGGCACCGAACCGCTCCCGCTACGCTGTGCGCCGCCGCACTCGCATCGGCGCTGCTCGCGGGCTGCGCCGGCGTTACACCGGACCACGGCTTCGCCGGCGTAGCCGACAGCACCCGGGAACGCATCGGCGCCACGCCGCGCCTGGCGCAGGACGCCGCCGCGGCGCAGGAATTGCAGGAAATCGTGCGCGCCGAACTGGCCGCGCCGCTCACCATGGACGGCGCGGTGCGCGTCGCGCTGATCAACAACCCCGGCCTGCAGGCGACCTACTGGAACGTCGGCATCGCCCAGGCCGAACTGGCGCAGGCGTCGCGGCTACCGAATCCGGCGCTCGGCTTCCAGCGCGTCAGCGGCCAGGGCGAGGTCGAGATCGAGCGCGGCTTGAATGTCAACCTGGCCGCCGTGCTGACCGCGCCGCTGGCCGCGCGCCTGGAAGCGCGCCGCTTCGATGCGGTGCGGCGCGAGGTCGGCGCCGCCATCGAGCGCCACGCGCTGGAGACGCGGCGCGCCTGGATCGAGGCCGTGGCCGCACAGCAGAGCCTCGACTACGCCCGCCGCGTGCATGCCGCCGCCGAAGCCAGCGCCGAGCTGGCCGCACGCATGCGCGGCGCCGGCAACATCGCCGGGCTCGACCTGGCGCGCGAACAGGCATTCCAGGCGGACGCCGCCGCCGCGCTGGCGCGAAGCGGCCGGCAAGTCACGGCGGCGCGCGAAAAGCTCACGCGCCTGCTCGGGCTGTGGGGCCAGGACACGCAATATACCCTGCCCGAGCGCCTGCCCGACCTGCCCGACGCACCGGCCGAACTGCGCGACGTCGAGCGCCTCGCCCTGGCACGGCGCCTGGACGTGCAGGCCGCCAAGGCAGATGCCGAAGCCACCGCCGCCAGCCTCGGCTTGAGCCGCACCACCCGCTTCGTCAACGTGCTGGAACTGGGCTACGCCGGCAAGTCGGAACGCAGCGCGCCGTCGATGCGCGGCTACGCGTTGTCGCTGGAATTGCCGCTGTTCGACTGGGGCGGCGCCCGCGTGGCGCGCGCCGAAGCGACCTACATGCAGGCGCTGCAACGCGTGGCCGACACGGCGGTCACGGCGCGCAGCGAGGCGCGCGAAAGCTACCTCGACTACCGCAGCGCCTACGACCTGGCGGCGCACTACCGCGACAGCGTGATCCCGCTGCGCAAGCGGATCTCGCACGAGGTCCTGCTGCGCTACAACGGCATGCTGGCCAGTACGCAAGCCCTGCTGGCCGATTCGCGCGAACAGGCCGGGGCCGTCAACGCCTACATTGACGCCCTGCGCGACTTCTGGAGCGCCCAGGCCGCATTGCAGGCGGCGCTGGGCGACCGCATCGACATGCCCGGCGCGCAACCCATGCCGCCCGCGGCGAACCGACACGAGGATCACCAATGA
- a CDS encoding multicopper oxidase family protein, with translation MTSRRNFITGAAMAGAAAVSKAAMGAVPEAPQQSSAATVPPPPPPNGRPYNPVVTPNGWSLPWRMKDNVKEFHLVAEPVVREIAPGMKANLWGYNGQSPGPTIEVVEGDRVRIFVTNRLPEITSIHWHGQLLPNGMDGVSGLTQPPIAPGKTFVYEFTARHAGTFMYHPHADEMAQIGMGMMGFWVTHPKDPRQHAVDRDFVFLLNAYDIEPGAYTPNVNTMLDFNIWTINSRAFPGTDALAVRKDDRVRIRIGNLSMTNHPFHIHGHRMEVAGTDGGWIAPAARWPEVTVDIGVGQMRALEFTADAPGDWPFHCHKSHHTMNAMGHDVPNLIGVDHRGVARKINDLVPGYMVMGDKGVSMGGMRMPLPENTLPMMDGQGPFGGIEMGGMFTTIKVREGLARGDYRDPGWYAHPQGTVAREWTGPAPEPVRAAAAPAAPDEPVANVKRGDGHTMHDGH, from the coding sequence ATGACATCCCGCCGAAACTTCATCACCGGCGCCGCCATGGCCGGCGCCGCGGCCGTGAGCAAGGCCGCCATGGGCGCGGTACCCGAAGCGCCGCAGCAATCCTCGGCGGCCACCGTGCCGCCCCCGCCGCCGCCCAACGGCCGTCCCTACAACCCGGTGGTCACGCCCAACGGCTGGAGCCTGCCGTGGCGCATGAAGGACAACGTCAAGGAATTCCACCTGGTGGCCGAACCCGTGGTGCGCGAGATCGCCCCCGGCATGAAGGCCAACCTGTGGGGCTACAACGGCCAGAGCCCCGGCCCGACCATCGAGGTGGTCGAGGGCGACCGCGTGCGCATCTTCGTCACCAACCGCCTGCCGGAAATCACCAGCATCCACTGGCACGGCCAGCTGCTGCCGAACGGCATGGACGGCGTGTCCGGCCTGACCCAGCCGCCGATCGCGCCCGGTAAAACCTTCGTCTATGAATTCACGGCGCGCCACGCCGGCACCTTCATGTACCACCCGCACGCCGACGAAATGGCGCAGATCGGCATGGGCATGATGGGGTTCTGGGTCACGCACCCGAAGGACCCGCGCCAGCACGCGGTCGACCGCGACTTCGTGTTCCTGCTGAACGCCTACGACATCGAGCCGGGCGCCTACACGCCCAACGTCAACACCATGCTCGACTTTAATATCTGGACCATCAACAGCCGCGCCTTCCCCGGCACCGACGCGCTGGCGGTGCGCAAGGACGACCGCGTGCGCATCCGCATCGGCAACCTGTCGATGACCAACCATCCGTTCCACATCCATGGCCACCGCATGGAAGTGGCCGGCACCGACGGCGGCTGGATCGCGCCGGCGGCGCGCTGGCCGGAAGTCACGGTCGACATCGGCGTGGGCCAGATGCGCGCGCTCGAATTCACGGCCGACGCGCCCGGCGACTGGCCGTTCCACTGCCACAAGTCGCACCACACGATGAACGCCATGGGCCACGACGTGCCGAACCTGATCGGCGTCGACCACCGCGGCGTGGCGCGCAAGATCAACGACCTGGTGCCGGGCTACATGGTCATGGGCGACAAGGGCGTCTCGATGGGCGGCATGCGCATGCCGCTGCCGGAAAACACGCTGCCGATGATGGACGGCCAAGGCCCGTTCGGCGGGATCGAGATGGGCGGCATGTTCACCACCATCAAGGTACGCGAAGGCCTGGCGCGCGGCGACTACCGCGACCCCGGCTGGTACGCGCATCCGCAGGGGACGGTGGCGCGCGAGTGGACCGGGCCGGCGCCGGAACCGGTGCGGGCGGCCGCCGCGCCGGCGGCACCGGACGAACCGGTGGCGAACGTCAAGCGCGGCGACGGGCACACGATGCACGACGGACATTGA